A window of the Electrophorus electricus isolate fEleEle1 chromosome 11, fEleEle1.pri, whole genome shotgun sequence genome harbors these coding sequences:
- the ap3m1 gene encoding AP-3 complex subunit mu-1, translating into MIHSLFLINNAGDIFLEKHWKSVISRSVCDYFFEAQEKAMEPDNVPPVIRTPHHYLINIYRDKIFFVSVIQTEVPPLFVIEFLHRVAEMFQDYFGDCSEVAIKDNVVIVYELLEEMLDNGFPLATESNILKELIKPPTILRSMVNSITGSSNVGETLPTGQLSTVPWRRAGVKYTNNEAYFDVVEEIDAILDKSGTTVFAEIQGVIDACVKLSGMPDLTLSFMNPRLLDDVSFHPCVRFKRWESERVLSFIPPDGNFRLMSYHVNAQNLVAIPVYVRQNISFFESGSSGRLDITLGPKQTMGKTVECVVVTVHMPKVVLNANLTATQGNYTYDPVTKILVWDIGKLNQQKLPNLKGSLSLQSGAPKPEENPSLNIDLKIQQLAISGLKVNRLDMYGEKYKPFKGVKYVTKAGKFQVRT; encoded by the exons ATGATTCACAGCTTGTTCCTGATTAACAATGCTGGCGACATATTCCTGGAAAAACACTGGAAAAGTGTTATAAGTCGCTCTGTCTGCGACTACTTTTTTGAAGCTCAGGAGAAGGCCATGGAACCTGACAATGTACCTCCTGTCATTCGCACGCCCCATCACTACCTTATCAACATCTACCGTGacaaaattttttttgtttctgtcatcCAGACAGAAGTACCCCCACTCTTTGTAATTGAATTTCTTCATCGTGTTGCTGAGATGTTTCAG GACTATTTTGGTGATTGCTCTGAAGTTGCCATTAAGGACAATGTGGTAATAGTGTATGAGCTCCTTGAAGAAATGCTTGATAATGGCTTTCCTCTTGCCACGGAATCAAACATCCTGAAAGAACTTATTAAACCTCCCACAATTCTGCGCTCCATGGTCAACAGTATCACAG GCAGCAGTAATGTGGGGGAAACTCTCCCTACTGGACAGTTATCTACTGTCCCATGGAGAAGAGCTGGTGTAAAGTACACCAATAATGAGGCCTATTTTGATGTCGTGGAGGAAATTGATGCAATCCTCGATAAGTCTG GTACAACAGTATTTGCAGAAATCCAAGGAGTGATTGATGCTTGTGTAAAACTCTCAGGAATGCCTGATCTCACATTGTCATTCATG AATCCCAGACTTCTGGATGATGTGAGCTTTCATCCTTGTGTGCGTTTCAAGAGGTGGGAGTCTGAGAGGGTTCTATCTTTCATCCCCCCCGATGGAAACTTCCGACTTATGTCTTATCATGTTAATGCACAAAA TTTGGTAGCAATCCCAGTGTACGTGAGACAGAATATCAGTTTCTTTGAGAGTGGCTCCTCAGGGAGACTTGACATCACTTTGGGTCCTAAGCAGACCATGGGGAAGacggtggagtgtgtggtggtcaCAGTACACATGCCTAAAGTGGTTCTCAATGCCAATCTCACAGCAACCCAGGGTAACTACACCTACGATCCAGTCACCAAG ATTTTGGTGTGGGACATTGGCAAACTGAACCAACAAAAACTGCCAAATTTAAAAGGAAGTCTGAGCCTGCAGTCTGGAGCTCCTAAACCAGAGGAGAATCCCAGCCTGAACATTGACCTCAAAATCCAGCAGTTAGCCATCTCAG GACTGAAGGTGAATCGACTGGACATGTATGGGGAGAAGTACAAACCATTCAAAGGTGTCAAATATGTAACCAAAGCAGGGAAGTTCCAGGTCAGAACTTGA